TTGCCATGCACCGCCAATGGACAGGCAATCTGCTCAGATGTCAATGCATAATTAATTAGACCGTGCAGTCACACTGTGTTAATGcccctgttctgttctctctcctctgagGCATTTTTAACCATTATCCTTGTCTGCCCTCCTTAGATGGTAATGTTGGGCAATGAGGTGAGTGAGTGCAGGGCCTCCGGGGTGTTTCTTCGTCTCTCTGCCCAAGGGCTCATTGCCGAAAACAACATCCATTCAAATTCTGAAGCTGGCCTTGACATCCGCAAAGGAGCCAACCCCATCATTCTGGTATACGTTATGTACAATTGTACAGCAAAGTTATAATGAATATCCTACTGCCTGTAATGAGTTTAGTAAGTTAATTTACCTCTgaatccttaaaggtgcactgtgtgatgatgttaatttccagaatccatgatgcccattcacaaatgttactacatcaacttctaagtattcaatatgacaaaaattgcacttttcatacatggcaagggggatcttctccatggtccaccactttgaatttacaaaaatagaacattttagctgcaaaacttacaatatactaataaatactagtttattactcagtaaatattcatgaaaagatcaagatgccaatttggcaataggcagcacaatttcaactagactgcctgtgcagccgccttcgactgcttaaggtatatccccgaaacgcgacgcttccagtcccccatcattcctaccactcccgtccaccatttcgtaaacgtatatacagacgtgacatgacgcgcataggcttaaaaccaaacgactattgtgaaaatgaagcaaaaaatggggcaaatagtaatactgttttaatggttcagtggatataccacattaggtacagtgtaataaccagtgtaacaatatttaatacaatgtaattttttttacttacatcatgtgtttgtgcgtaagtggtattacatggtattgcatattgttacactggtattacactatattacatggtattgcatactgttacactcgttactacactgtacctgatattgcatattgttacactggtattacactagtattaaatggtattaaatattgttacattggttattacactgtacctaatatggtagattcactgaaatggtgaaccattaaaataaggtgttaccgggcaaatcaatccacccagtcagaagttatgggccaaatgaaaattccgccattttgaaagtgttgtcttccaaactcgaatcagttcatgaacctaccctagagcattcacacacaaaatctgggacaaatccatccaaccggtcagtagttatgggccaaacaataattcggccatcttgaattcagccatcttgaaagtgttgacctccaaactcgaatcagttcatgaacctaccctagagcattcacacaccaaatctgggacaaatccatccaccaggtcagaagttatggaccaaacaaaaattcggccatcttgaattcagccatcttgaaagtgttgacctcccaactcgaatcagttcatgaacctaccctagagcattcacacaccaaatctgggacaaatccatccacccggtcagaagttatggaccaaacaaaaattcggccatcttgaattcagccattttgaaagtgttgacctccaaactcgaatcagttcatgaacctgtcctggagcattcacccaaaaaatctgggacaaattcaaacatccgttcaaaagttatcgcgttaacacgaaagaccttacgcggcggcggacgcggcggcggcggacgcggcggacgcggcggcggcgcacgcaaaaccattacatccccgacgctccgcgtttcggggatataatgagaagcatagctgcaatacctattctgaccacatcttacacagtgcaccttttaaagtaGTGCCTCATGTCACAGTTAGTAATGTATTTCCATAGAGCATGATTTACAATACTGCATCTGCCTGGAGTATTAGGCAGATGTGCAGAGAGGTAGTTTCCTCACAGAAAGCTTATTATCTTCTAAAAAAAGTACATTCTCACCATGGAGCTGTAAATAGCTCTCGTATGACATACACTTGGTGAGTAGAAACATAAAGTACTTGAAAGGCCAGAGGAATAGTTGTGACTGAAATTCTGATGTTGGAAGTATGCTATGGTTATTGTTATTCTGTTTACCTCTGTCCACTGTGTCTCCCTCTGATGTCCCTTTTTCCCCCCTAGTGCAACAGAATACACAGTGGTCTGCGTTCTGGGATTGTTGTCCTGGGAAACGGTAAAGGCTCGATTCGTAGTAACCAAATCTATGGCAACAAGGAGGCTGGTGTGTACATACTGTTCAATGGGAATCCTGTGGTCAGGTACGGTGGGATTTAAGGATATGATGTTTATTACAGTTAAAAATAAGGACATGtttagtgtgtggtgtgtatgtcctGGTGGCAATAATAATGTAATTTATATTTGTGGCACAGTGGAAACCATATCTTCCAAGGGCAGGCTGCAGGCATTGCAGTGAATGAAAATGGCAGAGGCCTGATAACTGGTATTGTGACTTGCTTTTTAAAGTTAGGAATTGTGTATTTGTGTCCCTTCAACCCAACTTGACCAATTTCTATTTCCTTTTTTGGCTTGCTGAATAAAGACAATGTGATCCGGGAAAATCAGTGGGGAGGTGCAGATATCCGACGTGGGGGAGATCCAATCCTTAGAAATAACTTCATCTGTCATGGATACTCTGATGGAGTAGTGGTGGGCGAAAGAGGCAGGGGCCTTATTGAGGGAAACCACATATACGGTAAGCatttcaagtaaaaacatttttttcccctgtAGTCATTAAttcctaattattattattattatttcatgcaAATGGCATGACAAATAACTCAATTGTCCTGAGTCCTGGATATGTAGCCAATGACATGCTGCAAGATGGTAAGATGACTACCGCTTCACTGACGCAGCAATCCATGTCTTTCCCAACCACAGGTAACAATGGTTGTGGTGTGTGGGTTATGTCCTCCAGCTTGCCTCAGCTACTGGGGAACTACATTACCCACAATCGCATGTATGGAATGGCTCTGTTTTGCCGGAAGGACCCAGAACCTGGCgtcgggagagaggcaggagaacGAGGGGCAGACcgagatggagacagaggaggagttggaggagaaaATTTGAATGAAGAAGGAGAGTTGTCAGTGTGGGAGAATGACCTTGACAGTGAGGATGAGCGTGTCTCTGCTCGGCGGCCAATCAGCGTTGCACTGATCGAGAGCAACTGCATGAGCCACAATGGAGGTTACGGATCATTCTTTTATTATTATAGAGAAGCTTCACTGAAATGGGGAAAAGGTGTTTGTGCTTATTCTGATCcttatctgtgtctgtgtagcgGAAGGAGTCTATGTGAAGACCTGTGAGAGTGTCAACATTGTGGGGAACATGGTGGGCGACAACAGAGGAGTAGGTGTCGCTGTGCTGCAAAGCACACAACTCACCCGCCTAGTTGCCAACTGCATCCGTGGGAATGCCCATGCTGGAGTTACCGTGGCAAAGGAATGCCGTGTTGAGCTGCGTGGGAACGGTGTCTATGACAACGGAGGTCATGGTATCAGTTACTGTGGAGATGGGCTGATTGTAGAGAATGATGTTGTGGGAAACCGCTGTAGTGGTATCCGGGCCACTGACAATGCAGATGTGAAGGTAAAAGACGGAACACAAATGTATGGACTGACACTCACATAGTCAATAATgatatttctttttcatttcaagAATTACCCATGCCTTTTAGTTGCtgaggtgtgtatgtgcattgtaGGTGTTAAGGAACCGGGTACAGGCTGGCCTGGGCAGTGGTATTTGTATTGAGGAACAGGTACGAGGCTTGGTTCAGGACAACCTGATCTTTCAGGGTCATCATCTCTCCAGCCCCACCCCCCAGATTCAGGTAGACACACAGAACTTGGAGTGTGTGCTGCTCAACAACACCTTGCTCAGCCCTGCCATACAAAAGTAAGTGTCTAGTTAAGTGAACCTTTTGCAGTGACATATAAGATGTACTAGTTTACATGAGCAATTTGAGCTGCTTTCATACATATAATAGTACATCATCTACTAATTCTTCATCAGATCCAACTGCCCTGACCCCCACTGGGCCCTGGAGAACCCCCCTCCTCGTCCCCATGGAAACGACCACTCTGGCTCCAACGCCAATGCCCATTCTACAAACCTTGCCATCGCAGTTACGACAAGAATAACCGCGTCAGTGGAGAGTGGCTGCCACAACAAAGGAAGTATCTTCTGCACAGTTCTTTGAGAACAGGTCAAAATGTTAACACTACACACCGCAGCTATGCTGGTGGGCTCACTGATTGAACTTAACCGAGCATACTCTATTTTTTGTAACATTTTGTGGGattttgcctttttttgataAAGCTGTGAATAGTAGGCCAAACAGGCCTAGACATTGTGGACTATCAGCTGAAAATTAGTGTTCGAAAATGAATGTGTCCCCTGCATCAGGAAGCCTGTTGTACGTTTGCAGCATTACAGCATTAGGCATCTGTATGGTGTGCCAACCCGCACCTGGGATATTTAAGAGACATTTGGACAGAGACGATGAAAGCACAAACAAGTTCATAGTTGCTGCCTTGCTGAGGTTATAGTGGAGTGACCAGTAAGGGTGTGCAACGGGAGGTTGCAGTACCATTGGCACTCAACATGCAGGTTGAATTTCCAAAACGCTGCTAGCAGTCCGTGCCATGGCAGCAAATGACTGGGCTACTCCTAAAACACACAGAGCCAGGGAGCCAAAGGATGGGAACTCGCACAAGTATTGGTGTTCCACAATGTCCCATTGATCAACGGAAAGTGTCCATTCACCCATTCTACATCAGACTATTGAAAACTGTGAAGACGGCCTGCTAGTTGTGTCTATGAAAAGTACCCATGTGGTATCTACAGCGGCACTGATCAATGTGTTTACCTCTGGTCCACAAGAACCCACAAACCCTGTAAACAAATGTGCCTATTTTTGTTTCATTAAATCTGATACATATGCAGTTTGGTTGCACAAGTCACCGTTTCTTCATATAAGAAAAGTGAGCACACAATTCCATGTGATACCAAAGATTTATTATAACGCATTCGTCCAAGTTGTAAACAGCTCATTCCATTCATAAGCCTATCTCTCAACTAAGTGAAAAGTCTACATTTAAGCTTCAGATTTCTATATGAACTAATAAACCAGACGTTCACCATGAAATGAAAATCAAGTACATGAATCTTAGATTGGAATAACCATTGATCACAAAATAATGTGGACATCTTCCCTTACAATGAAACCTGACCACAGAATCCAGCAATTATCTGAGTTTTTTGCGTTTCTTAGTCTGAGTGAAACGTTCGTATTTCACAAGAGGAAGTTGTAGGGTTGCAATCCTTTGTTCTTCTGCATCGTCTGATGGCATTTTACCCAGTTTTAGCCCCATTGACTTTGCCACTTCAACCATCCTAGAAGAATGGAAAATCACATAGAAATGTCTTAAGCATATGGttgcaaatggagagagagagagagagagagagagagagagagagagagagagagagagagagagagagagagagagagagagagagagagagatggtgctcACCTGTTTTCATGCAGTCCCAGGTCCTGATGCAGCAGTGTGAGATTGGCTGTCTGATGATTTATGTGCAGAAGCAAAGCTAGGCAGTATGAGGCCAGTTTTACCCGCATGGAGGAAGCCAATACGTTTTTCACCCTAAATAAAAGAGCACGAAAATATACAAGAGATGAGAAGATCAAATATATATACTTAAAAGGGTGTTAATTATGGTTAAAATGTGATCAAACTAACAATACCTTCCATGGTTGAAACTTTCCACAGTAAAGGTCTTCAATACTTTATTGAAGATGATCTTCGGGCAGTCATCCTCAGAGCCAACTGAAACATGAACATAGAAGTCACGCACAATGGAGGAAGCAATTTTTTagaactgaaaataaaataaaaaagctttTCTGTAAACATACATTTACGAGAGATGACTTTCTGATGTCCCAGTTTGATCAGTAGAGAGAGATACCACAGACATCTTGCCTGTCTGTCACGGGCCTCAGGATTGGCTGGCAGTGATTCCAAATGTTTCATCACTGTCTGGGAACTGCAAAACAGAGACGAGCACACTCATACATGGCAATACTTGCAAATAAAACACTGATTGCTTTGCAGAAATCCACATATGTATAGTGGACATCATCTACATATCACGTATCAGGCTATAAATGTACTCAAAAGCATGAGAATGAGTCTTCATATTCCTATTCGATACATTTATGTAATGGTCTATACACACATATAGACTGACAAATATGGTTGGATGGTACTTAAATATAAGTAAGCATTATTAATTTCAGCACTAGTGCAAGTACACTAAGCAACATCTAAAAAAATCGAATACAATTCTGTATCACTTTAAAGTGTTATATAATGTATGTACAATTATGATGGGCATTTAAattatgcactgtgtaatatttttttagcagtttctttttaGCAtttatgcagcccattcacaaacgttcccttttcacaaatacttactatTCCCTCAAATTCTAAGTAGTAGTTATGACTGGGTAAACTGCACtgcccatacatgaaaatgtgactcttctccatgtccgccattttgaatgtccactttgacattttttgccatactactaaatattatactaaatattcatgaaaagatcaaatttggcaataggcaacacagtttcaatcagAGTTGTATagaatagaagtagaagtactcttacagatgtaattacatcaCTAGTGATATGGCATTACATAGTTtataccatgtaatatcatacaacTAGTGttcattacatctgtaagagtacttctacattATACAACTGTTTTTCAAGCACAGCACAGTAGCAATACCTCCatcctacgcagtgcacctttaagaaaggACTATCAAGGTCTTCATACATACCAGCCTTGCTCTCTCATCTTAACGATTTCCTCTGAGGTCAACTCAGCCATTTTCTTTCCAACGGACTCAAGCGCTGCATATTCTGCATCAGATATCACTGACCACAGTTAAGGGACATGATGACAATAAAAGaccatatattttttatataattaAGCACACCCACACCAAGACATATAAATACATCTAAAAACCAATGACATGAATTACACATTAACTagtgggtagtcatgggtaagtggttaaagTGTTAAAATACATTTGTGGTAAATGTAGTTTACAGAACTGTTGGAGTCCTGTGAAATTGGCACTGTCTGTGACAAGCTTGGAAAAGGATACACTCATTGAATGGATATACATCCTCTTCTGAGTCTGCCTCTGGGTTGCACGCAGGAAGGTACAACCCTGTATCAGTTAGGCCCTCTGAATCGACCACCTCCTGTTGAAGCACTGACAAACAAGAAGAGAAATCATTATTCAGGTGGGCCTACAGCACATCACAAAGGACGACTAAAGGTACCAAATGCACATTCAGTGTCTTCACAAAAGTTCATACCCCTTGAGGTTGTTAAACATTTTGCCATGCTACACCCAAAGATATAAATGTATATTTAATCGTAGTTTAATGTGAAAGACGAACACAAAGTAGCACACATTCATGAAGTGGAAAGATATTTATttgattttaatgttatacaaaaaaaacccctgaaaaaATGGGTGTGCAAAAGTAATTAGCCCCCTATTCTCTCAATGCAACTAGTTACTTGACAGCGGAATGACATGTTGACCTACTGACAGAACAGACTTGACCTGTGTGTAGTCAAATTTCAATAAAAACACACCAGTTCTGTGTTGGTCTCCTAAGTCTGTTAAAAAGACCATTGGAGAGAATACAGCATCATGATCTCCAAAGAACACACCAGACAGGTTCAGGTTAAAATTACCACCGAGTGGGAAACTACATCAAAACTGTACAACAACTATCATTTGCACACAACACAAGTCCGGCCATTAGAAGATTGACATCTCATTTACAGTTAGCCAGACACAGAAGACATGGGGAGATAAAGTACTCTAGTCAGATGaaatgagtgaatgtgtcagagaaagcatGCGTCAACTCATGTATGTTCttcctgcactgtgtgtgtgtgtgtgtgtcatttttgggttattttgtccAGCCACTGTTTTTCTGAAAAGTTCCCAAGGCCATAGAGCAACATTAAGGGCTTATATTTTGCATGCTTGTACAAGAAAAAAATGGACACTCCCCCCTCCCTTTATAAAACTGTGTTACTTGGAAAGGATACCACTTCACTTAAAACGAGATTCCAATCCTTTCTCTTTAGTAACACctagtaatattttcagaatattTCGAGACGCAGGAGCGTAGATGTCCAAATTCACATCCTTTTGAGAATCTTAAGAGAGATGTGATAATTGCTTTTCAATAAAGGTCAACATCTAACCCATCTATGCCAAAGTTGATTTGCGAGGAAGAATACGGTAAAAATTCAGTCTTAGGCCAGGTTCACACAAGTGTGGCGGAACAGCAGCGAGACGActaaggtctttctgcttagtttcagcaGGTGTGTTCTACTGTGCCTTTCACACTGTGTGCCCGGACAGTACTGTTCAAAATCCACCTCACAGGGAAAGCCTgttcgctactttgccattcatttaaaCCTGACACCGCCAGCCGCTGCCATTCAAAatccgctcaagttctattttccaaatgcagtgcggagTGGAGCCGTCTCCCGCGCCGCTACCGCCCGACTGCCACGTGTtgggtgtggaaggacagatctgtttccatgtattttcgtcTCCGCCGGTAAAAATCATTTACGTCCCGCCCCGCTTCCCCGCTGTGGTGTGAAAATTACGCCTAATAGCGAAACTGATGGACAACATTCCCACAGAACGTGCACATTTAATTTCAGCACACCTGACTTATTAAACAAGTTCCACTTCACGATTGTGTATTACTTCGTGTTTATGTTTCACATAAATATAAATGTCGGTAGGTGTTGCATGGCAAAATGTTGAACAAGCTCAAGTGGTATGAATACTTTTACAAGGCACTGCATCACGGCAAGCCAGTCTTGCTCTAGGCTTAATAGTCCAGGGAGCTACCTTACCCCTTTACTCAAGTTTTAAGCAGGTCAAAATATGTTACTAACCTTTTAAGCCCTTCTGATCAATGATGTTGCTGGCTGCCTGAGCCACAGCTTTCTGCAGGGAATCATCAGCCACCTGGTTGTTACGACGGGAGCTCAAAGcacgcttttgtttgtttgttccaaaTGCCTCGATTAAGGAATCGAcctgaaaaaatgttttttggggaaaaaaacagtttaAGGTTGCACCATTGTACCAAGATGTGTAGTCATCCATACCGTATGTTCTAATATACAGTGAGTATATAATTACCCACCTTCTGCCTGTAAGATTTGGGGGAGTCCGTGTCATCAACTGGCTTAGATTCTCCTGtcacaaagaaaaaaatgtgagtaTTTTGATGTGAAACACTTAAAGTTGCACTTTTTATTCAATTTGACATTTCACAACCACCCACACCTGGAATGAGAGGCTGCATGTTGAACAGTTGGGTATTATGTACTTCCATCTCCATGGTTGTCTTATCTAGAACTCCTACATAGTACCTGCATGGGGGAAACAAATGGGTGATTGGAACAGATACATTTGTCTTTCAGTAAATACTGTAGTAGAATGAGTTAATGGCTGCTTCGTACTTGCACAAGTTGTTGCATCGTAAGGATCCTGTGCCGAAATTCTGTCCAACATATGAGAGCCTCTCTGACTCCGCCACCTGGAAGTGAGGGGGAGACAACGCATTTCACAGTGGGAATTAGAACGATCTATCAAAAGTATGGCATTTATGTCATCGACCTATGtagtctagtcaccagaggggggtcacgcgcaccccctgtacttgttgtcgaaacctatttttttagactcctccatatgtctaatttacaataagagatgttagcattgctgcaaattgtcccatgggtgtttttcagggctcatcttggaaactgtgcaatagcgatttatacaattctgacatttgactattcacataacttttgaaccagacatggtacaaagacaaatgagaccacttttccatataattctagcatggggaattgattggaagggtcaataggttcataaaaacatgtttagactactttctaggagaaaaatgactaaaatgtatcaaatattctagaaattctgacaggaactagtgtgtagattttcaaaaatggtgtaaagatgacattcattgcaagtatttatgactagaaacattctttgactcgaggtgactaccatacatgctgtcattaacattaaaacatccctgccaccttttaaggctatgcttagtcatggttgatgcgaaaagcataatattagcaatcggatgcattgatgacttgacccttccaaagcattcaaaaacagatttttcagtggtttacaatagtatcagaaGTACTTAGAACATAATACATGTTTACCCAGTTTTTGGTGACAAGAAAGacctcaatttcaagatggccgccaccaggcccacaaaatgagcattttctgaaaattaccatacaatgaccaggaatagtgatgtttgatatgtattgtgataatataatattcttaataccatgCTTACTTGATGGGTAAGTAATTATGAATACATTTTGATATTGAGGAAGTCCATTAGCTACATAAAATAATCTTATTGAATTTAATTCTAAGATCGAAATTGGTGAAAAAATATAGGTGTTTTACTCCATGTTTCTGACTTGATCAGTTCATGTTCTGAGTAATTGCATTACTGTATACCGCTAACAACAATgtaaaattcccactttccagcaattctgaagatttagaatcagaaTACTTTCATTTGGTATTTCCTAACTCCTTGAAGTGGTGTTGGCAGTGCAATGCATATCATTTCTCGCAAACAAATTCACCCTTTATTGCTTTAAAACATGCAAcacaccagccagctcctgcacATTGCTGTAATTTACCAGAAGAAGCCACCCCAATTTCCATGGTAACACAACATGCCCAAACACCTGTAGCAATAgcattgtagcaaaggggagtagagttgcccagccgggacttgaacccagaccttctggggtagtaaactggggctttgaccgctacaccaaagagccaggctcattggcatgtcagtcagaacacacccacaaccctagtgatggtcactccatcacactgccttccccttctggaagcgcacccgtgcgcttcacacactcatggtgtccctcacgcaactgcccatcatgcttctcccaaccagtgtgccccatcatcaatgcttcacccatcactggggttcctcacaccggggtcaccaatcctgggggtccctcacgtGCAATTACAGCTCACAAATAATGGGTATGCTTCAAATGGCCtcatggtagccatcccacttctgacaccatttgtagcgaaggggagttgaGTTGTCCAGccggggactcaaacccagaccttccagagtagtaaactgaggctctgaccgctacaccaaagagccaggctcgttggcatgttagtcagaacacacccaaaaccctagtgatggtcactccatcacaagcaTAATAAAAGACACAACAAATACTCCGAACTCTGAGTATCTATAGTAACATTAAGCCAGGGGGTATACTGAGAACATGGTTAAATGATAAACCAGACTCTGTTAACCAACAatgagtggtaaacctgctaatagatatgccTATTGTTATCCTTTAGTAAAGAACATCAGGGGTCCAGGCTCCAGATGATATACCTCTAACCTACTAAACCAGCTAATTAGTATACCCCCTAGGATGCACTCTGATTTAATATTAAAATGAAAGCTTTAGATTTGACCACCATTCTCTCCAGGCATCagtgagaaacactgtgtctgtgtcagactcTGTGTCTGCCATAATCAACCCATGAAAACCAACTGGTCCAGACAATGGCCAATGTTGTGTGCTCAAAGACAGAGCAGAGTTGCTAAACACTCTCTTTACCAACAAGCCATGATCCCATCATGTTTTAAAGCGACCACCATCAAAGTTGTGCCAAAGAAATC
This genomic interval from Engraulis encrasicolus isolate BLACKSEA-1 chromosome 16, IST_EnEncr_1.0, whole genome shotgun sequence contains the following:
- the polr1e gene encoding DNA-directed RNA polymerase I subunit RPA49 — protein: MAEPSCTWKCCDAEKEDGIVVLQFSNGHVKTTDNLDFKYYKNVLASNPRKRNRRVLVAESERLSYVGQNFGTGSLRCNNLCKYYVGVLDKTTMEMEVHNTQLFNMQPLIPGESKPVDDTDSPKSYRQKVDSLIEAFGTNKQKRALSSRRNNQVADDSLQKAVAQAASNIIDQKGLKVLQQEVVDSEGLTDTGLYLPACNPEADSEEDVYPFNELISDAEYAALESVGKKMAELTSEEIVKMREQGCSQTVMKHLESLPANPEARDRQARCLWYLSLLIKLGHQKVISRKFGSEDDCPKIIFNKVLKTFTVESFNHGRVKNVLASSMRVKLASYCLALLLHINHQTANLTLLHQDLGLHENRMVEVAKSMGLKLGKMPSDDAEEQRIATLQLPLVKYERFTQTKKRKKLR
- the fbxo10 gene encoding F-box only protein 10, whose amino-acid sequence is MDMGALPMELWRLILAYLPLPDLGRCCQVCRAWRELVLSLDATRWRQLCLGCLECRHPNWPRHPNLEPPSWREALRQHSLASRTWAQNVPELQSSACLTLFRRRKDRRVWRVGTGPGCDFETLRGALVVAGPYDRVALQPGLYEEQAEVSLKVPVEIVGVGKLGDVALLVSFDQQCPTTRLCNLVLMPAWFSPVVYKISAGHVQLDNCNFEGAQMQVRGPGTCQARFCSFAQGASAHFLGVALSLMDSCEFSGSDTASVTVEGPPVTERNWACKHLAALVKTMPTNSMVITTNLFKEGTANTPSTALPSVGPASMETWISEETEKVGGVKGGKGAFQSQGETELEDGWTEGDLKKDDKEGGPTKRSDPTYTLSYEAHGLAHLWEYEDVSETREPMLHSLVEELQTDADAQMLVATVHGCVLRHCLLRDGKGGVHMCNHAHARLEANVFTRLHYAVRCIQNAKMVMLGNEVSECRASGVFLRLSAQGLIAENNIHSNSEAGLDIRKGANPIILCNRIHSGLRSGIVVLGNGKGSIRSNQIYGNKEAGVYILFNGNPVVSGNHIFQGQAAGIAVNENGRGLITDNVIRENQWGGADIRRGGDPILRNNFICHGYSDGVVVGERGRGLIEGNHIYGNNGCGVWVMSSSLPQLLGNYITHNRMYGMALFCRKDPEPGVGREAGERGADRDGDRGGVGGENLNEEGELSVWENDLDSEDERVSARRPISVALIESNCMSHNGAEGVYVKTCESVNIVGNMVGDNRGVGVAVLQSTQLTRLVANCIRGNAHAGVTVAKECRVELRGNGVYDNGGHGISYCGDGLIVENDVVGNRCSGIRATDNADVKVLRNRVQAGLGSGICIEEQVRGLVQDNLIFQGHHLSSPTPQIQVDTQNLECVLLNNTLLSPAIQKSNCPDPHWALENPPPRPHGNDHSGSNANAHSTNLAIAVTTRITASVESGCHNKGSIFCTVL